In the genome of Afipia felis ATCC 53690, the window CCCGCCGCCGGTTTCCAGCGCACCATCATCCAGCAGGTCCTCGCCGATATCGGCCAGCTCGCATTCGATGCACTCGACATCGAGCCGCAGCGCGGCCCCATCCGCAAACATCAGCACAACGCTGCCGCCGGGCGCCTTCCCCGGGTGAAACTCCAGACCGAACAATTCCAGTACCGAATTGCGGTCGACAAGATCGATCCCGCGCGCCTTGCAGGCCAGCACGCGGTCGAAGCGCAGCGCCGTGACGAGACGACGTTCCGACAATTTCCCGGAGCAGACCGCCTGATCCCAGTCCAGCCGCTTCATGCCGATGACGAGACGCTTTTCGTCCTGCCGCCACAGGATATCGGCGATATGCACCGAGGCATCCTGCACATGAGCGGAGATCACCGCGAGGTCGTCTTCATCGAGCGCGATCAGTTTCCGCAGGGAGGCCATGCCGCTCTCCAAAAATGTCACTCTCCGCAACAGGTGCGAGGATCGAGCAACCGTCTCAGCCGCTGATCCGTTCGATGGTGGCGCCGCAGGCCGAAAGCTTGTCCTCGAGCCGCTCGAAGCCGCGATCCAGATGATAGATGCGATTGACCATGGTTTCGCCTTCGGCGGCCAGCGCCGCGATCACCAGCGACACCGAGGCACGCAGATCGGTCGCCATCACGGGCGCGCCGCGCAGTTTTGGCCTGCCTTCGATGGTCGCGGTCTCACCGTCGAGCGTGATCCTGGCGCCGAACCGCGCGAGTTCCTGCACGTGCATGAAGCGGTTCTCGAAAATCGTCTCGGTGATATGGGAGGCGCCTTCGGCACGGGTCATCAGCGCCATCAACTGCGCCTGCAGGTCCGTGGGGAAGCCGGGGAACGGCGCGGTCGACACCTCGACGGGGCGGATGCCCGCGCCGTTCCGCTGCACGCGGATACCTTCATTGTTCTGCGTGATGGTCGCGCCCGCCTGAGTCAGCACGTCGAGCGCCGATTGCAACAATTCCGGCCGGGCGCCCTGCAACTGCACGTCGCCGCCCGTCATCGCCACCGCCATCGCATAGGTGCCGGTCTCGATCCGGTCCGGCAACACGGCATGGCGCGCGCCGTGAAGTTTCGACACACCCTCGATCGTGATGCGCGGGGTGCCCGCACCGGTCACCTTCGCCCCCATCTTGTTGAGGCAATCGGCGACGTCGGTGATTTCGGGTTCGCAGGCGGCATTGGTGATGACAGTCGTGCCCTTGGCGAGCGTTGCCGCCATCAGCGCGACATGGGTGCCGCTGACCGTGACCTTCGGAAAATCGATGGTCGCGCCTTGCAGGCCCTGCGGCGCGCGCGCGACCGCATAACCACCGTCGATCGCGATGTCTGCGCCGAGTTTTTCCAGCGCCATGATGAGCAGGTCGACGGGCCGCGTGCCGATGGCGCAGCCGCCCGGCAACGAGACTTTCGCCTCCTTCATGCGCGCAAGCAGCGGGCCGATCACCCAGAAGCTCGCCCGCATCTTGGAGACCAGATCGTAGGGTGCGGTCGTGTCGATGATGTTCGCCGCCGAGATATGCAGGGTCTGGCCCTGATGTTCGCGGTCCCCCGGACGCTTGCCGGCAGACATGATGTCGACGCCGTGATTGCCGAGAATCCGCTGCAGCAGCGCGACGTCCGCAAGACGCGGCACGTTCTCGAGGATCAGCGTCTCGTCCGTCAGGAGAGCGGCGATCATCAGCGGCAGCGCCGCGTTCTTCGCGCCCGAAATCGGGATGGTGCCGTTGAGTTCTTTACCGCCAATGATGCGAATGCGATCCATCGTACCCTGTCGCTTTTTGAAGGAAGGCAGTCTTAGCGCGTTTTCGGATTCCCGCAAAACTGGCGCACCCGCCCCGCAAATGCAGAATTATATCAACCTATTCAGATGGATAGATGAACATTGCCCATCATCCAGCGACGAAGGTCTGGCTCGGGCGAGATGCATGGGGCTGGGCCGGAATCGCAACGCTCCCATGGCGGTCGTTGCCACGAACAGCACAAGCACCGCGCCCTGCGCCGCGATCAGCGGCCATGCGCCTTTGGCCTGCGCCAGTTCCGCGAGCG includes:
- a CDS encoding DUF2948 family protein produces the protein MASLRKLIALDEDDLAVISAHVQDASVHIADILWRQDEKRLVIGMKRLDWDQAVCSGKLSERRLVTALRFDRVLACKARGIDLVDRNSVLELFGLEFHPGKAPGGSVVLMFADGAALRLDVECIECELADIGEDLLDDGALETGGGEGGARGSV
- the murA gene encoding UDP-N-acetylglucosamine 1-carboxyvinyltransferase, with translation MDRIRIIGGKELNGTIPISGAKNAALPLMIAALLTDETLILENVPRLADVALLQRILGNHGVDIMSAGKRPGDREHQGQTLHISAANIIDTTAPYDLVSKMRASFWVIGPLLARMKEAKVSLPGGCAIGTRPVDLLIMALEKLGADIAIDGGYAVARAPQGLQGATIDFPKVTVSGTHVALMAATLAKGTTVITNAACEPEITDVADCLNKMGAKVTGAGTPRITIEGVSKLHGARHAVLPDRIETGTYAMAVAMTGGDVQLQGARPELLQSALDVLTQAGATITQNNEGIRVQRNGAGIRPVEVSTAPFPGFPTDLQAQLMALMTRAEGASHITETIFENRFMHVQELARFGARITLDGETATIEGRPKLRGAPVMATDLRASVSLVIAALAAEGETMVNRIYHLDRGFERLEDKLSACGATIERISG